In Phocoena phocoena chromosome 11, mPhoPho1.1, whole genome shotgun sequence, one DNA window encodes the following:
- the ING4 gene encoding inhibitor of growth protein 4 isoform X5, with protein MAAGMYLEHYLDNLKAEIDKLATEYMSSARSLSSEEKLALLRQIQEAYGKCKGFGDDKVQLAMQTYEMVDKHIRRLDTDLARFEADLKEKQIESSDYDSSSSKGKKKGRTQKEKKATRARSKGKNSDDEAPKAAQKKLKLVRTSPEYGMPSVTFGSVHPSDVLDMPVDPNEPTYCLCHQVSYGEMIGCDNPDCSIEWFHFACVGLTTKPRGKWFCPRCSQERKKK; from the exons ACCTGAAGGCTGAAATTGACAAGTTGGCCACTGAGTATATGAGTAGCGCCCGCAGCCTGAGCTCCGAGGAGAAATTGGCCCTTCTCAGACAGATCCAGGAAGCCTATGGCAAGTGCAAGGGATTTGGTGACGACAAGGTGCAGCTTGCCATGCAGACCTATGAGATG gTGGACAAACACATTCGGCGACTGGACACAGACCTGGCCCGTTTTGAGGCTGATCTGAAGGAGAAGCAGATTGAGTCAAGTGACTATGACAGCTCTTCCAGCAAAGGCAAAAAGA AAGGCCGGACTCAAAAGGAGAAGAAGGCTACCCGTGCTCGTTCCAAAGGGAAAAACTCCGACGACGAAGCCCCCAAGGCCGCCCAGAAGAAGTTAAAACTTGTTCGCAC AAGCCCTGAGTATGGGATGCCCTCAGTGACCTTTGGCAGTGTCCACCCCTCTGATGTGTTGGATATGCCTGTGGATCCCAACGAACCCACCTATTGCCTTTGTCACCAGGTCTCCTATGGAGAGATGATTGGCTGTGACAACCCTGAT TGTTCCATCGAGTGGTTCCACTTTGCCTGTGTGGGGCTGACCACCAAGCCTCGGGGGAAGTG GTTTTGCCCACGCTGCTCCCAAGAAcggaagaagaaatag